TGCACTGACTGGTGCAATTAAAGATAATATTTTAAATCTCCAGGATATCGCCTTATTTGCATTACGTTTCCTTGAAACGTATTATCCTGACCGCTTAAAAGAAAGATACAGCATGGATGAAATTCCGCAGGATCCTGCAGCATTATTTGATCATATCGGGCGTAAACGGGGCTGTCTGATGGCTGGCGGTGAAATTGACTACGACAAAACAGCTGATATTATCGTCAGAGACGTCAGAAACGTTCAATTTGGTCCCCTGACATTTGATCTTGAACATCTTGATACAGAAGAATGAGACAGAGGACTTCCGCATGAGTGGAAGTCTTTAATTTTTTGTGTAACTAACCGATATAAAGGACAGGTGAAATCATGCGTACAATCAGCCAGATAAAGGAGATGCTTCAATCTCCTGATAAAGAACTGATACAAGCACTAAAAAAAGATGAAAGAAAAGGAGTGCAGCGGCTCCTTAAGTCCCATGAAAGTAAAATGCTTAAAGAAAAAGAACTGTTAAAACAGTTTAATGACATGCAAGCCTTTGAGCGGTCAGCTTTTGCTGCCGGGTATCAGCTAATTGCAGGTACGGATGAAGCCGGCAGAGGGCCACTTGCAGGACCTGTAGTGGCAGCGGCAGTCATCCTGCCTGAAGGCTTCTACCTGCCGGGGCTCAATGACTCAAAAAAGCTGAGCGAGAAAAAAAGAGAAAGCTTTTTTATGAAAATCATGGATCAGGCAAATGTGGGAGTCGGCATCATTGAAGCAGAGGAAATAGACAGAATCAATATTTTAAATGCCTCAAAAAAAGCAATGATCGAAGCAATTGAACAATTAAACCCTGAACCGGATTATATACTTGCAGACGCCGTTACGCTTGATATTAAAACAGCCCAGGAGTCAATTATTAAAGGTGACGCAAAAAGCGTCAGCATTGCAGCAGCCTCAGTAATTGCTAAAGTGACGCGTGACAGGCTGATGAAAGAGGCTGCTGAAAAATATCCGGGTTACGGCCTCGAAAAAAATGCGGGTTACGGTACAAAGGAGCATATTGGGGCGATTAAGCGACTGGGGCTAACAGATGAGCACAGGCGGTCATTCGAACCGATTAAGTCTATGATTCATTCATAATAGGGGGTGGCACAGTGTCATCATTCATTTCAGGTCAGTACCGGCAGGCAAATTCTCTTCCGCCTGAAAGACAGTTCACGCTGAAAGCTGGTCAAATTTTGCACGGTAAAGTATTAAAACAACTTGGACATCAGCAGGTCGAGATACAGTTTGGCGGAAGAACACTTACAGCAGTTACTTCCGGAGGAATAAATGAAGGGGAATCAAGGTGGTTTCAGGTAGAAAGCACCGGGAATCCTCCAGTGATTAAACCAGTCAGAAGTGACGGGTCGGGTAAGCCTGATATGCAGCAGATTTTGCAAAATGCCGGACTTGCAGGTAATAAAGAAGTAAGGGAACTGTTATCATCCATGATTCGCCTTCAGCAGCCTGTTACATCAGAGAAACTGACTGAAGCAGCTGCACTACTCAATAAATCAGCAGATAAAGCAGAAGGGCTTTCTGTGATCAAATGGATGGTCTCAAGGGATCTGCCGCTAAAAGATACGCTTTTTCAGCCTATTCTTTCAGCTAACAGAGGTCTTGCCGAGCCGATGAACGGATTACTTCAGCAGCTGCAAAGCCAATTGAAAACCTCAGGAGAACTCCCATTAAAACAAATGCTTCAGACTTTACAGGATCCCTACTCAAAGGTTACACAGGACCTTGCAATTCAAAAAGTTTTTGAGCGGCTGACAGGAGGAACCGCTGTCGAAAAAAATGAGGCGTTCAATGCATTAAAGCAAATGCAGATCTTACCAAAAGAAGCGACCTTATCCAATTGGTCAAACGGGTTAATAAGCGGTCACACCACTAAGGGGATTGAACAGTTAATCAAATCACTCGCAGCACTTCCACAAAATCAGACCGTCCAGCAGCAGATCAGCGAACTTCAAATCGCTTTAAAAGGATTACAGCCGGGTGCATCACAACAGGCTGCTGAAGCTGTTATTAAAGGTCAGCAGCTGCTTTCTAGTATTAGTCCTCAATCACACCTTTTAAGCTTGCAGGCGCTTCAAATACAGCAGTCTAACACTGTAAGGCCCCAGGTCTTTATGCAGGCATTGGGTGAAGTGCAGCAATTAATTGGTCAGCACACAAACTCTGTATCGCTTCAGTTGATGATAAAAGAAATTGTTCAGAAGATGGGAAGCGATTTTGAAGCGCGTTTATTAAACACAACAAATCCTGCTTCAGCTGCTTTAAATATCAAAGCTCAGCTTCAGGCACTTATTGATACAGCAGGAACGCCTCTACAGACAAGAGATACTGCAGAACAGCTTATAAACAGGCTTAATGGTATGCAGCTTTTATCAGCTGATAACGGACCACAGCAGCAAATACTGATGCAGTTTCCGCTTCAATTAGGAGAAACCAATACAGATGTTATGATGAAAATGAATGGCCGTAAAAAAAGTGATGGTTCACTTGACCCGGATCATGTAAGAGTGTTGTTTTATCTCACACTTGGCACTTTAAAAGAAAGCATTATTGATATGAATGTACAAAACCGGATTGTCTCGCTCGATATTTATAATGAACATGAACATCTTGAACAGATAGCTAAGCCGTTCATTCCTGCTCTGCAAACAGCGCTGGATCAGACAGGATATACTTTTTCATCTGTTAAATTTCACAGTACTAAAGACGTAGATCCCCCGATACTAAATCCTGCAGAGGATGCGCTATCATCTGCTTATCATAAGGTGGATATTAAAATATGAAACAGCATAAAAGACTTGAAGCCGTAGCTTTGTCTTATCAATCAGAAACTGAAACGGCGCCTGTAGTCAAAGCAAAAGGTAAAGGGAAAATTGCCGAATCCATTATAGAAAAAGCAAAAGCCAATGATGTACCGATCCAGCAGGATGAATCACTTGTTGAGCTCCTTAGTCAGCTGGAATTAAACGAGACGATTCCTGATGAATTGTATCAGGCAGTGGCAGAGGTATTTGCTTTTATCTACCGGGTGGATCAGCATAAAAAATAAGAGTATTCAGACAATGATCGTTTTTTCACAATATCTCCTCAAATAGTAGACATCACCCTTTTCATTCTATACAATGAAAGCGCAGTCTATTTTCAAAAGAGTTTGATAGGAGGATGGAACATGAATATCCATGAGTATCAGGGTAAGGAACTCCTTAGAAAATATGGAGTAACTGTACCGCGCGGTTATGTGGCTTTCACGCCAAAAGAAGCTGTAGAAGCAGCAAAAGAACTCGGATCAGCAGTAACAGTCGTTAAAGCACAGATCCATGCGGGTGGCCGCGGTAAAGCTGGCGGTGTTAAAATCGCAAAAAGTCTTGATGAAGTGCGTACATATGCAAAAGAATTACTTGGAAAAACACTTGTGACTCATCAGACAGGTCCTGAAGGTAAGGAAATTAAGCGCTTACTTATTGAAGAGGGCTGTGACATCAAAAAAGAATATTACATTGGGCTTGTACTTGACCGTGCAACGTCACGTATTACTTTGATGGCATCTGAAGAAGGCGGAACAGAAATTGAAGAGGTTGCAGAAGCAACTCCTGAAAAAATCTTCCGTGAAACGATTGATCCGGTTGTAGGCCTGACAGCATTCCAGGCACGCCGAATTGCATTTAACATTAACATTCCTAAAGAAATGGTAAATAAAGCTGTACGCTTTATGCTTGGACTTTACAAAATGTTCGTTGAAAAAGATTGTTCAATTGCAGAGATCAACCCGCTTGTTACGACTGGAGACGGTAATGTAATGGCGCTGGATGCAAAATTGAACTTCGATGCAAATGCATTATACCGTCAAAAAGATGTAATGGAATTCCGTGACCTTGATGAAGAGGATCCAAAGGAAATTGAAGCATCTAAATATGACCTGAGCTATATTTCACTTGATGGAAATATCGGCTGTATGGTTAATGGTGCGGGCCTTGCAATGGCTACGATGGATATTATCAAGCATTACGGCGGAGATCCGGCTAACTTCCTTGATGTTGGGGGCGGCGCAACTGCTGAGAAAGTGACTGAAGCATTCAAAATCATCCTTTCAGATGAGAATGTAAAAGGAATTTTCGTCAACATTTTCGGCGGAATTATGAAGTGCGATATTATTGCTGAAGGTGTTGTAGAAGCAGCAAAGCAGGTTGGACTTAAAGTACCGCTTGTTGTTCGTCTTGAAGGAACAAACGTAGAACTAGGTAAGAAAATTCTAAATGAGTCAGATCTTGATATCGTAGCAGCAGGCACAATGGCTGATGGTGCTCAAAAGATCGTTGAACTTGTAGGCTGAGAAAGGCAGGGAGCATAAATGAGTGTTTTTATTGATAAGAATACAAAAGTATTAGTTCAGGGAATCACAGGCTCTACGGCCCTATTCCATACAAAGCAGATGCTTGAATACGGTACTCAGATCGTAGCTGGGGTAACGCCTGGTAAGGGAGGCACTGAAGCTGAAGGTGTTCCTGTATTTAATACTGTAGAAGAAGCTGTAAAAGCAACTGGTGCGAATGTTTCAGTTATTTATGTACCGGCACCGTTTGCTGCTGATGCAATTCTTGAATGTGTAGATGCGGATCTTGATATGGCAATCTGTATTACTGAGCATATTCCTGTAGTTGATATGGTGAAAGTTAAGCGTTACATGGAAGGTAAAAAGACACGCCTTGTAGGTCCTAACTGCCCAGGTGTGATCACACCTGATGAGTGTAAAATCGGCATCATGCCTGGATATATTCACACTAAAGGGCACGTTGGCGTAGTTTCGCGTTCAGGCACATTAACGTACGAAGCGGTTCACCAGCTTTCTCAGGAAGGAATCGGACAATCAACAGCTGTAGGTATCGGTGGAGACCCTGTTAACGGAACGAACTTCATCGATGCACTTGAAGCATTTAACAATGACCCTGAAACTGAAGCTGTCATCATGATTGGTGAAATCGGTGGTACTGCTGAAGAAGAAGCTGCAGAATGGGTCAAAGCAAATATGAAAAAGCCTGTAGTTGGTTTCATTGGCGGGGCAACAGCACCTCCAGGAAAACGTATGGGTCACGCGGGTGCAATTATCTCTGGTGGTAAAGGTACTGCTGAAGAAAAGATCCGCGTTATGAATGAGTGTGGCATCGCAGTAGCAGAAACACCATCTGTAATGGGAGAAACACTAATCAAAGTACTAAAAGAAAAAGGTTTATACGATAAGTGTAAAACGCACTAATCAGCTATAATGAGCTGTCTGTTTTCAGGCAGCTCTTTTTCATATTTATCGATTAAAATTAAAAGGAGAGAAAAGATGACAAATCAATTAAATCAGAAACTGCTCTATTTGCACTATATGAACGTTTTAACAAATAAACAGCTTCTACTATGGCTGCAGGCGGATCCGGGCCTTGAACGGCCTCTGAACAACCCTCCACACTCAGTTAAACTCACACCGCAACAAAACTTCAAGCTTAATTCCTACACTTCATCTGCAACATTCCAAGAAGTCACCTCTCACATGTCATCTGCTCAAACATCATTTATCACGATTTTTCATGAACTCTATCCAGACCGTTTACTGCGTATTTATGACCCGCCTGTTGTATTGTATACAAAAGGTAATACTGAACACCTGGCTGAACCGAATCAGCTGGCGATCATCGGCTCGAGGAAAGCTGGGCATTATACAAAAAAGGTTTTACAATCTATGATGCCTGACTTACTGAATGCCGGGGTAGGGATTGTCAGCGGTATGGCAAAAGGTGCAGACGGTATTGCACACGAACTCGCACTGAATGGGAAGACAGTCGGTGTTACAGGAAGCGGCTTTCACTATCATTATCCTGCTTGTCATCATCTGTTATATGAGAAAATGGAGCAATCCCAGCTGCTGATTACAGAATATCCCCCGTATGTAAAACCACAAAAGCATCATTTTCCTATGCGTAACAGAATCATCGCCGGTTGTTCAAAGGGTCTTTTAATTACACAGGCTGAAGCGAAAAGCGGAACAATGATTACTGTAGACAGAGCGCTTGAAGAAGGCCGGGATGTTTTTGCTGTACCGGGTCCGGTTGGAGATCCGTTAAGTGCAGGTACTAATCTATTAATTGCCCAGGGTGCAGCGTGCGTTGTTGGTGCCGGGGATATATTAAATGAATGGTCTCTTACATGATAAGAGCTAATAGCGAATCAGTGAAATCTCTTTATTGAAAGCCAGTGGAACAGACTATGAGTCAGGACTTTTGAAAAGAAAAAAGTTGCATTTTAAAAAAATATGGTTTACATTGTGTCTCAGACCGTAAAATGCACATAAGAAGAGATTTTTTCAATCTCCTGAGCTGTAACCGTTATCAAAATGACTACAGCAGGCATTTCGGTAAAGAGGCTTCAAAACCTTTTTAATTATAAATTTAATGAACCAAACAGCGATTTTGTGTGAGAAAAATGATTAAAAAATAATTGACAAATGGAAAAAGTTGCACATATAGTTACGCATAAGAAGGTTAAGCAGACCTCCAGGGAGGATTAAGAATGGCAGATTTTTTAGTAATTGTTGAATCACCCGCCAAAGCAAAGACAATTGAGCGGTATTTAGGAAAAAAGTATAAAGTAAAAGCATCTATGGGACATGTAAGAGACCTCCCGAAAAGCCAGATGGGTGTAGATGTTGAAAAAGAATTCGAGCCGAAGTACATTACAATCAGAGGTAAAGGCCCTGTATTGAAAGAACTGAAAACAGCAGCTAAAAAAGCGAAACGTGTCTTTCTGGCGGCTGACCCCGACAGAGAAGGGGAAGCGATTGCCTGGCATTTGGCACATAGTCTCGACCTTGATCTGGATTCGGAATGCCGGGTTGTATTTAATGAAATCACGAAGGATGCGATTAAGGAGTCCTTTAAGCATCCCCGTAAAATTGATATGGACCGTGTAGATGCACAGCAGGCAAGACGGATATTAGATAGACTTGTTGGTTATAATATCAGCCCGATTCTATGGAAAAAAGTTAAGAAAGGTCTGAGTGCCGGCAGAGTTCAATCAGTTGCTGTCCGCCTTATCATCGACCGCGAAAATGAAATTAAAAACTTTCAACCTGAAGAATACTGGACAATTGATGGACAGTTCAAAAAAGGCAGCAAAGATTTCCAGGCATCTTTTTACGGATTAAATGGTAAAAAGAAAAAGCTTGAAAATGAAGAAGATGTAAAAGAAGTTTTAAATCAGATGAAGGACAAAAAGTTTGAAGTTCAAAATGTAACTAAAAAAGAACGCAAACGAAATCCTGCGCCATCATTTATTACATCATCCCTTCAGCAGGAAGCCGCAAGAAAATTAAATTTCAGAGCAAGAAAAACAATGATGCTTGCACAACAGCTATATGAAGGAATCGACCTTGGTAAAAAAGAAGGCACGGTTGGTCTGATTACGTACATGCGAACAGATTCAACACGTGTATCTGATGTAGCAAAAGCTGAAGCGGCTAATATTATTGAAGAGCAATACGGCAAAGAGTTTCTCACATCGGAGAAGCCAAAATCTGCAAAGAAAAGTAATGCACAGGACGCCCACGAAGCAATCCGTCCGACAAGCGCCCTGCGTACACCGCTTTCTGTGAAGCAATATCTGAGCAGAGATCAGTACAGACTATATAAATTAATCTGGGAGCGCTTTGTTGCAAGCCGTATGGCACCTGCAGTGATGGATACAATGAGTGTTGATCTGATGAATGGTGATGTTCAGTTCAGAGCCAGCGGATCAAAAGTAAAGTTTGCAGGTTTTATGAAAGTCTATATTGAAGGCAGCGATGACAAATCAGATGATAATGAAAACTATCTGCCTGATTTAAAAGAAGGGGAGACAGTATCTTCAGAAGATATTGAACCGAAACAGCACTTTACTCAGCCGCCTCCAAGATACACCGAGGCAAGACTGGTAAAAACGCTTGAGGAGCTGGGGATAGGAAGACCTTCTACCTATGCGCCGACACTTGATACAATTCAAAAGCGGGGCTATGTATCCCTTGATAACAAGCGATTCGTTCCGACTGAGCTCGGTGAAATCGTACTTGAACTGATCGTCGAGTTTTTCCCTGAAATTATTGATGTAGAATTTACAGCAAAAATGGAGAAAGAACTTGATGATGTAGAAGAAGGTCAGATACAATGGGTAAAGATCATTGATGAGTTTTATAAAGACTTTGAAGGACATCTTGAAAAGGCCGAACAGGAAATGGAAAAGGTCGAGATCAAAGATGAGTACGCCGGTGAAGACTGCGAAGAGTGCGGAAATGCAATGGTCATTAAAATGGGCCGATATGGGCGTTTTATGGCCTGCAGCAATTTCCCTGATTGCAGAAACACTAAGCCGATCGTAAAAGAAATCGGTGTAAAGTGCCCAACCTGTAAGGAAGGGAACGTCATTGAGCGTAAAAGTAAGAAAAACCGTATATTCTACGGATGCGACCGCTATCCGGAGTGTGAGTATCTCTCATGGGATAAGCCGGTTGACAGACAATGTCCAAAGTGTGACACGACATTAATTGAGAAGAAACTTAAAAAGGGCAATCAGATTCAATGTCCGAATTGTGACTATAAAGAAGAACATCAGGTATAACAAAGGTCCTGGCGGGTTTTTCCGCCAGGCTCTTTCTTGTGATTTTCAGAATGGAGGAAGTAATCATGACACAAAGCGTTAATGTAATCGGGGCAGGCCTTGCAGGAAGTGAAGCGGCCTGGCAAATAGCTGAACGAGGCATTCAGGTAAACCTTTACGAAATGAGACCTGTAAGGCAGACACCAGCCCACCATACGGACAAGTTTGCAGAGCTTGTCTGCAGTAATTCACTTCGTGCGAACAGTCTGACAAATGCAGTCGGAGTTCTGAAAGAGGAAATGCGTACACTCGACTCAGTCATCATATCAGCTGCTGATGCAAGCTCAGTGCCTGCAGGTGGTGCACTTGCGGTAGACCGTCATGAATTTGCCGGTTATGTCACTGAGAAGGTCAAAAACCATCCGAATGTAACTGTTTATTCAGAAGAGATCACAGAGATCCCTGAAGGCCCTACAATTATTGCAACAGGTCCTTTAACAACTGAAGGATTAGCGAAAAGCATTAAACAGATCACTGGTGAAGAATATCTTTACTTTTACGATGCAGCTGCACCGATTCTTGAAAAAGACAGTATTGATATGGATAAAGTCTATCTTAAATCCCGTTATGATAAAGGTGAGGCGGCATATCTTAACTGTCCGATGACTGAAGAGGAGTTCAATCGTTTTTATGATGCTTTAATTGAAGCAGAGGTTGTGCCGTTGAAGGAATTTGAAAAAGAGATTTATTTTGAAGGCTGTATGCCGGTAGAGGTAATGGCTGCGAGAGGCAGAAAGACGCTTCTTTTTGGACCAATGAAGCCGGTTGGTCTTGAAGATCCTAAAACAGGGAAGCGGCCTTATGCTGTCGTTCAGTTAAGACAGGATGATGCAGCGGGAACGCTTTATAATATTGTAGGCTTCCAGACTCACCTGAAGTGGGGACCTCAAAAGGAAGTTGTTCGAATGATTCCAGGTCTAGAAAATGCTGAGATTGTCAGATATGGTGTGATGCATCGTAATACATTCATCAATTCACCAAGCGTACTTAAATCAACGTACCAGCTAAAAGAAAGAGAAGATCTTTTCTTTGCAGGGCAAATGACTGGTGTTGAAGGGTATGTGGAGTCAGCAGCAAGCGGACTGGTTGCAGGAATTAATGCTGCACGTCTGGTGAAAGGTGAAGAACCGCTGTTGTTCCCGGCTGAAACAGCGATGGGCAGCATGGCGCGTTATATCACTCAGGCTGACACGAAAAACTTCCAGCCGATGAATGCCAACTTTGGCTTATTCCCAGACCTTGGAGAAAGAATCAAGAATAAGAAGGAACGTGCTGAGAAACACGCTGAGCGCGCAATCGAAACAATTCAGAACTTTGTGAAAAAAGTGTAATATTAATTGCAAAAGCCTCTAAATCATGATAAGATTTAGAGGCTTTTGTGAGGTGAAAAAATGATTCAATATTCTGATGAAGCCAAACATTCTTTTATTCAATTTTTACAGACTGAAAAGAATTATTCTTCATTAACAGTAGAACATTATATACATGATCTTGATCATTTTTTTGAATTCCTGATTCGGGAAGGTGTCGGGCATCTGAATGAAACGGATGATCTGCTCGCGAGGGGTTACCTCGTCAGTCTACATGAACAATCTTATTCGCGTGCGTCAGTATCGCGAAAGATTTCGAGCCTGAAAACGTTTTTCAGCTATTTAAATAGAGAGAACCCGGAATTTATTAATCCGATGTCCTACGTGATCCATCCAAAAAAAGAAGGCAGGCTGCCTCATTTTTTTTATGAGAATGAAATGGAGCAGCTTTTTTTAGCATGCAATGGAGATGACCTGTTATCTAAAAGGAACAAAGCGTTACTTGAATTACTGTATGCCACGGGTATCCGTGTGTCTGAATGCACAGGCATTCAATTAAAGGATCTGGACCTTACGATCGGGACAGTCCTGATCAAAGGTAAAGGCAGTAAAGAAAGATATGTTCCATTCGGTCATTTTGCTGAAAAAGCATTGCGGGAATATATAGATCACGCCAGAAAAGATCTCATAAAAGATCAGCACAGCTTTTTATTTGTAAATCATAGAGGGAGCCCGCTCACACCAAGAGGGGTCCGGCATATTTTAACGAAGCTTTTAGAGCAGACAGCCTTAACTCATTCTATTCATCCGCATATGCTAAGACATACATTTGCTACACATATGCTTAACAGCGGAGCGGATCTCAGAACTGTTCAGGAACTGCTTGGACATGCGCATCTATCGTCCACACAGTTATATACGCATGTCACAAAAGAACATTTAAAAAATACTTATCAATCATTTCATCCGAGAGCCTAAATAAGAGAGAAGGGTGTTTATGGAACAATTTCACGCAACAACGATCTTTGCAATTAAACATAAAGACGGTGCAGCAATGGCTGGTGATGGCCAGGTGACAGTTGGGAATGCAGTAATCATGAAGAATACTGCAAAGAAGGTAAGGAGAATTTTCAATGGTCAGGTAGTTGCCGGATTTGCGGGTTCAGTGGCAGATGCATTTACATTGTTCGAAATGTTTGAAGGTAAACTTCAGGAATATAACGGTAATCTGCAAAGAGCAGCAGTGGAAGTAGCCAAGCAGTGGCGAAGTGATAAAGTACTCAGACGTCTTGAGGCGCTGCTGATCGTCATGAATAAAGACGGTCTTCTGCTAATCTCGGGCACTGGTGAAGTCATTGAGCCTGATGATGGAATCCTTGCAATAGGATCAGGCGGCAATTATGCACTTTCAGCAGGCCGGGCATTAAAGCAGCATGCCGGAGAGCATATGACTGCCAGAGAAATTGCGAGTGCATCATTACAGACTGCTGCTGACATTTGTGTTTACACGAATCATAATATCATCGTTGAAGAGCTTTAAGGAGGCGGTCAGATGAGACAATCAACAGAGTTGACACCTAAGCAGATTGTTGAAAAGCTTGACCAGTACATTGTAGGTCAGCGTGAAGCAAAAAGAGCGGTTGCTGTAGCACTTAGGAATCGCTATAGAAGAAACCTGCTTGATGAATCTATGAAAAATGAAGTCATCCCTAAAAATATTCTAATGATGGGTCCTACAGGAGTAGGTAAGACAGAAATTGCCAGAAGAATTGCAAAACTTGTCGGTGCCCCGTTTATTAAAGTGGAAGCGACAAAGTTTACTGAAGTTGGTTATGTCGGACGTGATGTAGAATCGATGGTCCGCGATCTGATGGAAACGGCAGTACGAATTGTCAAAGAAGAAAAAATGGAATCAGTGCAGAGTAAAGCGCAGGAGAACGCGAATAAAAGGCTTGTTAAGCTGATTGTTCCTTCTGCAAAAAAGTCACAGAACTTTAAAAACCCTTTTGAAATGATGTTCGGA
This region of Jeotgalibacillus malaysiensis genomic DNA includes:
- a CDS encoding ribonuclease H, with translation MRTISQIKEMLQSPDKELIQALKKDERKGVQRLLKSHESKMLKEKELLKQFNDMQAFERSAFAAGYQLIAGTDEAGRGPLAGPVVAAAVILPEGFYLPGLNDSKKLSEKKRESFFMKIMDQANVGVGIIEAEEIDRINILNASKKAMIEAIEQLNPEPDYILADAVTLDIKTAQESIIKGDAKSVSIAAASVIAKVTRDRLMKEAAEKYPGYGLEKNAGYGTKEHIGAIKRLGLTDEHRRSFEPIKSMIHS
- a CDS encoding malate--CoA ligase subunit beta yields the protein MNIHEYQGKELLRKYGVTVPRGYVAFTPKEAVEAAKELGSAVTVVKAQIHAGGRGKAGGVKIAKSLDEVRTYAKELLGKTLVTHQTGPEGKEIKRLLIEEGCDIKKEYYIGLVLDRATSRITLMASEEGGTEIEEVAEATPEKIFRETIDPVVGLTAFQARRIAFNINIPKEMVNKAVRFMLGLYKMFVEKDCSIAEINPLVTTGDGNVMALDAKLNFDANALYRQKDVMEFRDLDEEDPKEIEASKYDLSYISLDGNIGCMVNGAGLAMATMDIIKHYGGDPANFLDVGGGATAEKVTEAFKIILSDENVKGIFVNIFGGIMKCDIIAEGVVEAAKQVGLKVPLVVRLEGTNVELGKKILNESDLDIVAAGTMADGAQKIVELVG
- a CDS encoding succinyl-CoA synthetase subsunit alpha, with protein sequence MSVFIDKNTKVLVQGITGSTALFHTKQMLEYGTQIVAGVTPGKGGTEAEGVPVFNTVEEAVKATGANVSVIYVPAPFAADAILECVDADLDMAICITEHIPVVDMVKVKRYMEGKKTRLVGPNCPGVITPDECKIGIMPGYIHTKGHVGVVSRSGTLTYEAVHQLSQEGIGQSTAVGIGGDPVNGTNFIDALEAFNNDPETEAVIMIGEIGGTAEEEAAEWVKANMKKPVVGFIGGATAPPGKRMGHAGAIISGGKGTAEEKIRVMNECGIAVAETPSVMGETLIKVLKEKGLYDKCKTH
- a CDS encoding DNA topoisomerase I, which codes for MADFLVIVESPAKAKTIERYLGKKYKVKASMGHVRDLPKSQMGVDVEKEFEPKYITIRGKGPVLKELKTAAKKAKRVFLAADPDREGEAIAWHLAHSLDLDLDSECRVVFNEITKDAIKESFKHPRKIDMDRVDAQQARRILDRLVGYNISPILWKKVKKGLSAGRVQSVAVRLIIDRENEIKNFQPEEYWTIDGQFKKGSKDFQASFYGLNGKKKKLENEEDVKEVLNQMKDKKFEVQNVTKKERKRNPAPSFITSSLQQEAARKLNFRARKTMMLAQQLYEGIDLGKKEGTVGLITYMRTDSTRVSDVAKAEAANIIEEQYGKEFLTSEKPKSAKKSNAQDAHEAIRPTSALRTPLSVKQYLSRDQYRLYKLIWERFVASRMAPAVMDTMSVDLMNGDVQFRASGSKVKFAGFMKVYIEGSDDKSDDNENYLPDLKEGETVSSEDIEPKQHFTQPPPRYTEARLVKTLEELGIGRPSTYAPTLDTIQKRGYVSLDNKRFVPTELGEIVLELIVEFFPEIIDVEFTAKMEKELDDVEEGQIQWVKIIDEFYKDFEGHLEKAEQEMEKVEIKDEYAGEDCEECGNAMVIKMGRYGRFMACSNFPDCRNTKPIVKEIGVKCPTCKEGNVIERKSKKNRIFYGCDRYPECEYLSWDKPVDRQCPKCDTTLIEKKLKKGNQIQCPNCDYKEEHQV
- a CDS encoding tRNA (uracil-5-)-methyltransferase, with translation MTQSVNVIGAGLAGSEAAWQIAERGIQVNLYEMRPVRQTPAHHTDKFAELVCSNSLRANSLTNAVGVLKEEMRTLDSVIISAADASSVPAGGALAVDRHEFAGYVTEKVKNHPNVTVYSEEITEIPEGPTIIATGPLTTEGLAKSIKQITGEEYLYFYDAAAPILEKDSIDMDKVYLKSRYDKGEAAYLNCPMTEEEFNRFYDALIEAEVVPLKEFEKEIYFEGCMPVEVMAARGRKTLLFGPMKPVGLEDPKTGKRPYAVVQLRQDDAAGTLYNIVGFQTHLKWGPQKEVVRMIPGLENAEIVRYGVMHRNTFINSPSVLKSTYQLKEREDLFFAGQMTGVEGYVESAASGLVAGINAARLVKGEEPLLFPAETAMGSMARYITQADTKNFQPMNANFGLFPDLGERIKNKKERAEKHAERAIETIQNFVKKV
- a CDS encoding tyrosine recombinase XerC, with the translated sequence MIQYSDEAKHSFIQFLQTEKNYSSLTVEHYIHDLDHFFEFLIREGVGHLNETDDLLARGYLVSLHEQSYSRASVSRKISSLKTFFSYLNRENPEFINPMSYVIHPKKEGRLPHFFYENEMEQLFLACNGDDLLSKRNKALLELLYATGIRVSECTGIQLKDLDLTIGTVLIKGKGSKERYVPFGHFAEKALREYIDHARKDLIKDQHSFLFVNHRGSPLTPRGVRHILTKLLEQTALTHSIHPHMLRHTFATHMLNSGADLRTVQELLGHAHLSSTQLYTHVTKEHLKNTYQSFHPRA
- a CDS encoding ATP-dependent protease produces the protein MEQFHATTIFAIKHKDGAAMAGDGQVTVGNAVIMKNTAKKVRRIFNGQVVAGFAGSVADAFTLFEMFEGKLQEYNGNLQRAAVEVAKQWRSDKVLRRLEALLIVMNKDGLLLISGTGEVIEPDDGILAIGSGGNYALSAGRALKQHAGEHMTAREIASASLQTAADICVYTNHNIIVEEL